A region of Ferruginibacter albus DNA encodes the following proteins:
- a CDS encoding DUF6377 domain-containing protein — protein MKYIITVFIFLSFLFTGFSQSIAVDKLSELNKIMEKEKEYDGQKEAEIKRLQEKLSTVSQSNLAEQYDLSVQLYNAYKVFKYDSAYQYSRKAHEIAYRLQDSNKIAYSGILVSFTLLSSGLFKETADTLDAIHTSHLPDSIEAEYYAVKARYFYDMADYANDDYHKPVYNKEGGFYLDKALALYTPSSFNYSYYSGLKDIRSGNKASAQINFEKLIAGGGLSKHELALTASTLSDIYIQNKQTDSAIYLLADAATADIESSTKETSAMFNLAQLLYKEGNVKDASMYIEYAINDAAFYGARQRKVQLISILPLIEAEKINKVESQKAILITYAVAITFLLLIVVVLAITVYRQVVKLKHAQKVIYDAHQKEHEVNQQLAETNRKLSEMHVKEQEINEALAQTNAQLSDVNFRLSEANKIKEEYIGYFFNANSEFFNRIERFKKSVEQKIADRKIEEIKFLVNSINLRKEKEDLLRNFDKAFLRIFPHFVEEFNQFFKEEDRVELKDGEILNTDLRIFALIRMGINDIGKISQILEYSVNTINTYKTRIKNKSIIPNEEFEKRIMNIKTI, from the coding sequence ATGAAATACATAATAACAGTATTTATTTTTTTGTCTTTTTTGTTTACCGGTTTTTCTCAATCCATTGCAGTTGATAAACTGTCTGAGTTGAATAAAATAATGGAAAAAGAAAAAGAGTATGATGGACAAAAAGAAGCAGAAATAAAGAGATTACAGGAAAAGCTTTCCACAGTATCGCAAAGTAATTTAGCTGAACAGTATGATCTAAGTGTTCAATTGTACAATGCTTACAAGGTTTTTAAATACGATTCTGCGTATCAATATTCACGCAAGGCGCACGAAATTGCCTATCGGTTGCAAGACTCCAATAAAATCGCCTATTCAGGAATTTTAGTAAGCTTCACTTTATTATCCTCCGGTTTATTTAAGGAAACAGCAGATACATTGGATGCTATTCATACTTCTCATTTGCCGGATAGCATTGAAGCGGAATACTATGCAGTAAAGGCCCGCTATTTTTATGACATGGCTGATTATGCCAATGATGATTATCATAAGCCTGTTTACAACAAAGAAGGTGGTTTTTATTTGGATAAAGCATTAGCGCTTTATACTCCTTCATCCTTTAATTATTCTTATTACAGCGGATTGAAAGATATACGCTCCGGTAATAAAGCAAGCGCTCAGATAAATTTTGAAAAATTAATAGCAGGAGGGGGCTTGTCAAAACACGAATTGGCACTAACTGCTTCTACACTTAGCGATATTTACATCCAGAATAAGCAAACAGACTCTGCTATTTATTTATTGGCAGATGCTGCTACAGCTGATATAGAATCTTCTACTAAAGAAACATCGGCAATGTTCAATCTTGCCCAATTACTTTATAAGGAGGGTAACGTTAAAGATGCATCAATGTATATTGAATACGCTATTAACGATGCAGCGTTTTATGGAGCAAGACAGCGAAAGGTACAATTGATCAGCATTCTACCTTTAATTGAAGCAGAAAAAATAAACAAGGTTGAATCTCAGAAAGCAATATTGATCACTTATGCAGTAGCTATTACTTTTTTACTATTGATAGTAGTAGTGTTGGCAATAACGGTATATAGGCAGGTAGTAAAATTAAAGCATGCGCAAAAAGTGATTTACGATGCTCATCAAAAAGAACATGAGGTAAACCAGCAGTTGGCAGAAACCAATCGTAAGCTATCTGAAATGCATGTTAAAGAACAAGAGATCAATGAGGCGTTGGCACAAACCAATGCACAATTATCCGATGTTAATTTCCGATTGTCGGAAGCGAATAAAATAAAAGAAGAGTATATTGGTTATTTTTTCAATGCCAATTCTGAGTTCTTTAATAGAATAGAACGATTTAAAAAATCGGTTGAGCAAAAAATTGCCGATCGCAAAATAGAAGAAATCAAGTTTTTGGTGAACAGCATTAATCTTCGCAAAGAAAAAGAAGACCTGCTGAGGAACTTTGATAAAGCCTTTTTACGCATTTTCCCGCATTTTGTCGAAGAATTTAATCAATTCTTTAAAGAAGAAGACCGGGTTGAATTAAAAGACGGAGAGATACTAAATACCGATCTTAGGATCTTTGCTTTGATCAGGATGGGGATCAATGATATAGGAAAGATCTCACAGATATTGGAATATTCGGTGAACACAATAAATACCTATAAAACAAGGATTAAGAACAAATCCATCATTCCCAACGAGGAATTCGAAAAAAGGATAATGAATATTAAGACGATTTAA
- a CDS encoding sugar-binding protein produces MKKTLQPLVIFLFCLINVIAYSQPVAVTKSNPLKVYMHYMPWFDAPENPVAGTNYSWGYHWKMNTRNPNLIDTNGEREIASHYYPLIGPYSSKDPAVVEYHLLLMKLSGVDGVLLDWYGQTGSNSDVGSLLINSDSLINKTQSAGIDFGIVAEDRFWRNIQDGQNAFTYAKNNYFNQPNYIKIGTNNEPLVGVFGPITFHNANSWTQILGAAGQPVQFLPGSFNNDNLGTNVNGKFDWVYSNSFSGLLNFYNNNAPTLNTAIGAAFPRFYDYYKEGGAGNTLFFIADNNGQTLDSTLSLANKYSSRIDALQLVTFNDFGEGTILEPTVEFGFRDLAKVQRFTGVPYTENDLQQVYRLFTLRKKYLNYADKQSQLDQVYTYFTSLKIDSAVALMDAIDNAPTVSLKATGTPSEDGATGSFVISGTNIKTAVTVTYTVGGTAPEAHYNALPLLAGTVTLDPANTTDTILINAVDDTLINPKETISLTLNTDTAYFIQNATATLTIKDNEVPFCSEAMVVNTSTGPVIDGAADLIWSKVTPNYISQIISGQIQTGSTWQAMYDAANFYLLVKVKDTNRSTIGASIWDQDGVEVFLAGNNSKAGAYTANDHQYRFNWNIKPFTTDNITGSTNNKAGITYAIVTTADGYTLEASFPWTTIGGTAPFNGKQIGFDIDINDQHDNKGQRESTAGWYGTNSDDYQNTAGFGTAELTVCNALIDSVKPEIIITDTAKGKQYNPFSGYQVIANNSAATFNAINLPAGLSINTNTGFITGTPADSGYYSSIIIAANAIGADSTLLIFKIDSTQLPVIATSIYPNPVFNNIIYIPFIKNSSPSYTIRLISSTGQLIYHTVIVPAMGDSNYQLHIPSLPTSGFYLLELFDDKNTRKVYKVIIQ; encoded by the coding sequence ATGAAAAAAACCTTACAACCTTTAGTCATTTTTCTTTTTTGTTTAATTAATGTTATCGCATATTCTCAACCGGTAGCTGTTACAAAAAGCAATCCGTTAAAAGTGTATATGCACTATATGCCCTGGTTTGATGCTCCCGAAAACCCGGTTGCCGGAACAAACTATTCCTGGGGATATCATTGGAAAATGAATACCAGGAACCCTAACCTCATTGATACAAATGGAGAAAGGGAAATTGCCTCTCATTATTATCCTTTAATTGGCCCGTATTCGAGTAAAGATCCGGCTGTAGTTGAATATCATTTATTATTAATGAAATTGTCGGGCGTAGATGGTGTATTATTGGATTGGTATGGACAAACAGGATCTAACAGCGATGTCGGAAGCCTTTTAATAAATTCCGATTCATTAATTAACAAAACGCAAAGTGCCGGTATTGATTTCGGCATTGTGGCAGAAGATCGGTTTTGGAGAAATATACAGGATGGACAAAATGCTTTTACTTACGCAAAGAATAATTATTTCAACCAACCTAATTATATCAAGATCGGTACCAATAATGAACCGTTGGTAGGTGTATTTGGTCCGATCACTTTTCATAATGCAAATTCATGGACACAGATATTAGGAGCAGCAGGGCAACCTGTACAATTTTTACCCGGCAGTTTTAACAATGACAATTTAGGAACTAACGTAAATGGTAAGTTTGATTGGGTGTACAGTAATAGCTTTTCCGGCTTACTTAACTTTTATAATAACAATGCTCCTACTCTAAATACTGCTATTGGCGCAGCTTTTCCACGTTTTTATGATTATTATAAAGAGGGCGGAGCAGGTAATACGTTATTTTTTATTGCTGATAATAACGGGCAAACATTGGACTCTACTTTATCATTAGCCAATAAATACAGTTCCCGCATTGATGCATTGCAATTAGTAACTTTTAATGATTTTGGAGAAGGTACCATACTGGAACCTACGGTAGAATTTGGTTTCAGAGATCTTGCGAAAGTGCAGCGCTTTACCGGAGTGCCTTATACAGAAAATGATCTGCAACAGGTTTATCGCTTATTTACATTGCGTAAAAAATATTTGAATTATGCAGATAAGCAATCTCAATTAGACCAGGTTTACACTTATTTTACCTCGTTAAAAATTGACAGCGCTGTTGCTTTAATGGATGCTATTGATAATGCCCCTACTGTTTCGTTGAAGGCTACTGGCACACCATCGGAAGATGGCGCCACCGGAAGCTTTGTTATATCAGGAACAAATATAAAAACAGCTGTGACTGTTACATATACTGTGGGTGGTACGGCGCCCGAAGCCCATTACAATGCGTTGCCATTACTAGCAGGTACGGTTACACTAGATCCAGCAAACACAACAGATACTATTTTAATTAATGCTGTTGATGACACGTTAATAAATCCAAAAGAAACCATTTCATTAACACTCAATACCGATACTGCTTACTTTATTCAAAATGCCACCGCAACGCTTACCATTAAAGACAATGAAGTCCCTTTCTGTTCAGAAGCAATGGTAGTAAATACTAGTACTGGTCCTGTAATTGATGGCGCTGCGGACCTGATATGGTCAAAGGTTACACCGAATTATATTTCGCAAATAATAAGCGGACAAATACAAACAGGCTCTACCTGGCAGGCAATGTATGATGCCGCTAACTTTTATTTATTGGTAAAAGTTAAAGACACGAACAGAAGCACTATCGGCGCCAGTATTTGGGACCAGGATGGCGTAGAGGTTTTTCTTGCAGGCAATAACAGCAAAGCAGGCGCTTATACTGCCAATGATCATCAATACCGGTTTAACTGGAATATTAAACCTTTTACAACAGACAATATTACCGGCAGCACCAACAATAAAGCCGGCATAACATATGCCATTGTTACTACCGCTGACGGATATACGCTGGAAGCTTCTTTTCCGTGGACTACTATTGGTGGCACCGCTCCTTTTAACGGGAAGCAAATTGGTTTTGATATTGATATTAATGATCAGCATGATAATAAAGGGCAAAGAGAATCTACGGCGGGTTGGTATGGCACCAATAGTGACGACTATCAAAACACAGCAGGTTTTGGAACTGCAGAGCTAACAGTCTGCAATGCATTAATAGATTCTGTTAAACCTGAAATAATTATTACAGACACTGCCAAAGGAAAACAATACAATCCTTTTAGCGGTTACCAGGTAATTGCCAACAATTCTGCTGCAACATTTAATGCCATTAATTTACCTGCTGGGTTAAGCATTAACACTAACACAGGATTTATTACGGGAACTCCTGCAGATTCGGGTTATTATTCGTCTATTATTATTGCGGCTAATGCAATTGGTGCAGACAGCACTTTATTAATTTTTAAAATTGATTCTACTCAGCTGCCGGTAATCGCTACCAGCATTTACCCTAATCCTGTTTTTAATAATATTATTTATATTCCTTTTATAAAAAATAGCAGCCCGAGTTATACTATCCGATTGATCAGTTCAACAGGACAATTAATTTATCATACTGTTATTGTTCCGGCTATGGGAGATAGTAATTATCAATTGCATATTCCATCTTTACCTACTTCAGGGTTTTATTTGCTGGAATTATTTGATGACAAAAACACTCGCAAAGTTTATAAGGTTATCATTCAATAG
- a CDS encoding EamA family transporter — MEITSTSATPSKSLVIAAFAAVYLIWGSTYVAIVLALKTVPPFLLAGIRFFGAGLILYAWCIAKGDKTPNIISILKNSLAGILMLFCGTTALIWSELYLPSGVAAIVVASVPLWMILLDKKHWEINFSDKFIVIGLLIGFSGIILLFNGKTSLNLHDHDQLIAFVVLLIGSMLWSAGSLYSKYAASEGTTSMKASIQMLAAGLSGFIVAFAVGEQKLFAWQQISTSSMLAIIYLITFGSLVGYIAYIWLLSVRSAALVGTYAYINPVVAMFLGWLLVSETISFIQVIALIVILVGVLLVNFSKYKKY, encoded by the coding sequence ATGGAAATCACAAGCACTTCTGCAACACCTTCAAAGAGTTTGGTTATTGCAGCTTTTGCAGCTGTTTATCTTATTTGGGGATCAACCTATGTTGCCATAGTGTTGGCATTAAAAACCGTTCCTCCTTTTCTGTTGGCGGGCATACGCTTTTTTGGAGCAGGATTAATTTTATATGCCTGGTGCATTGCTAAAGGAGACAAAACTCCAAATATCATTTCGATATTAAAAAATTCGTTAGCAGGAATACTAATGCTTTTTTGCGGCACTACCGCATTGATATGGTCGGAACTGTATTTACCATCAGGCGTGGCAGCCATTGTTGTAGCAAGTGTTCCGTTATGGATGATCTTGCTAGATAAAAAACATTGGGAAATAAATTTCTCCGACAAGTTTATTGTTATTGGTCTATTGATCGGTTTTAGCGGGATCATTTTATTATTCAATGGAAAAACATCTTTGAACTTACATGATCATGACCAGTTGATCGCCTTTGTTGTATTGTTGATCGGCAGTATGCTTTGGAGTGCCGGTTCGTTGTATTCCAAGTACGCAGCAAGCGAAGGAACTACATCAATGAAAGCCAGCATACAAATGTTAGCTGCCGGCTTATCGGGTTTTATTGTAGCGTTTGCTGTTGGAGAGCAAAAACTATTTGCATGGCAACAGATCAGTACATCATCTATGCTTGCAATAATTTATTTGATCACTTTTGGATCGTTGGTAGGTTATATTGCTTACATCTGGTTATTAAGTGTACGTTCTGCTGCTTTGGTAGGCACGTATGCTTATATTAATCCTGTAGTGGCAATGTTTTTAGGCTGGCTGTTGGTAAGTGAAACAATATCGTTTATACAGGTAATAGCATTGATAGTAATTTTAGTTGGTGTGTTATTAGTCAACTTTTCGAAATACAAGAAGTATTGA
- a CDS encoding Crp/Fnr family transcriptional regulator — MALRNNLIHISSVINKWDTKKGPSPLSKFLKMVHPEMDEAPLKYVDEHCFTYNVKKGTLLLREGEICEHLFLILKGAVRGYIRDENKEIITWITLENEMVTSIRGMYKQEPSLEYIEAIEDCELVGATFQDLHYLYDNFKDMNIAGRRLLEKYCMDADARAEIGRLSNATTRYKRFLETQSQLANRVPLTYIASYLGITLETLSRIRNKMAK, encoded by the coding sequence ATGGCTTTACGTAATAACCTCATTCACATTTCCTCTGTGATCAATAAATGGGATACCAAGAAAGGTCCTTCTCCTTTATCTAAATTTTTAAAAATGGTGCATCCTGAAATGGATGAAGCTCCTTTGAAATATGTGGATGAGCATTGCTTTACTTACAATGTGAAAAAAGGAACCTTGCTTTTGAGAGAGGGTGAAATTTGCGAACACCTGTTTTTAATTTTAAAAGGTGCCGTGAGGGGTTATATACGTGATGAAAACAAAGAGATCATAACCTGGATAACACTGGAAAATGAAATGGTTACCTCGATAAGAGGCATGTATAAACAAGAACCTTCACTTGAATATATTGAGGCGATCGAAGATTGTGAACTGGTTGGTGCTACTTTTCAAGACCTACATTATTTGTACGACAATTTTAAGGACATGAATATTGCCGGCAGAAGACTTTTAGAAAAATATTGCATGGATGCAGATGCACGTGCAGAGATAGGCCGCTTGTCTAACGCTACTACCCGCTATAAAAGATTTTTAGAAACACAAAGTCAATTGGCAAATCGTGTTCCGCTTACTTATATTGCTTCTTACTTAGGTATTACGTTGGAAACATTGAGCAGGATCCGTAATAAGATGGCTAAGTAA
- a CDS encoding OmpA family protein, whose translation MKKLLLGCLCILSAVAINAQTEDKKWNIGLHGGATQYEGDWGNDFYKTNTGFFGFGGLSVSRYLGKHLDISFLATRGIVGSKHDSINFKNNLSTISLNLRFNILSPRHAVRPYLFVGGGALLFDKNININPNTVDYAVPSFGAGVNFRLSNSVMLNLQEMFMYTTGDDKDGKVGGGNDAYAFHSLGLTFNFGKKKDSDSDGVADHADKCPNTPKGVTVDMKGCPLDKDNDGTPDYLDACPDYAGPASLQGCPDKDSDGVADKNDRCPEIAGTAAFKGCPDTDGDGVPDIDDRCPTIAGSIELKGCPDKDNDGVADMDDKCPDTKPGVKVDANGCPMDNDKDGVMNEEDRCPDVAGPASLKGCPDTDGDGVPDIDDRCPAVKGTIANKGCPEMSKVDIRRITQIASKIFFQTNSDKLRVSSLVQLDALVDILKRYESANLVIKGYTDNVGDDDYNLKLSQKRTESVKKYLIQKGIAESRLTATGFGETNPIADNKTSLGRAKNRRVELETTY comes from the coding sequence ATGAAAAAACTATTACTAGGCTGCTTATGCATATTATCTGCAGTGGCAATAAATGCTCAAACGGAAGACAAAAAATGGAATATTGGTTTACATGGAGGCGCAACTCAATACGAAGGAGATTGGGGCAATGACTTTTATAAAACAAATACCGGCTTTTTTGGCTTTGGCGGTTTGTCTGTTTCAAGATATTTAGGAAAACACCTTGATATAAGTTTTTTAGCAACAAGAGGAATTGTTGGGTCAAAACATGATTCTATAAATTTCAAAAATAATCTCAGTACCATTTCTTTAAACCTTCGATTCAATATCTTAAGCCCTCGCCACGCAGTAAGACCTTATCTATTTGTTGGTGGAGGTGCTTTACTATTTGATAAGAATATAAACATCAATCCTAATACAGTTGATTATGCAGTGCCATCTTTTGGCGCAGGTGTTAATTTCAGGCTAAGCAATTCTGTAATGCTTAACCTGCAAGAAATGTTTATGTATACCACTGGTGATGATAAGGATGGTAAGGTAGGTGGAGGCAATGATGCATACGCTTTTCATTCTTTAGGATTGACATTTAATTTTGGAAAGAAAAAAGATTCTGACAGTGATGGTGTAGCAGATCATGCAGATAAATGTCCTAATACTCCTAAAGGAGTTACAGTAGATATGAAAGGTTGTCCTCTTGATAAAGACAATGATGGCACACCTGATTATTTGGATGCATGTCCTGATTATGCAGGCCCGGCATCCTTACAAGGTTGCCCGGATAAAGATAGTGATGGCGTGGCTGATAAAAATGATCGTTGTCCTGAAATAGCCGGTACAGCTGCATTTAAAGGCTGCCCTGATACAGATGGAGACGGAGTGCCGGATATTGATGATCGTTGCCCTACAATCGCAGGATCAATAGAATTAAAAGGTTGCCCTGATAAAGATAATGATGGTGTTGCTGATATGGATGATAAATGCCCTGATACCAAACCAGGCGTTAAAGTAGATGCCAATGGTTGTCCAATGGATAATGATAAGGATGGAGTTATGAATGAAGAAGACCGTTGCCCTGATGTAGCCGGACCAGCAAGTTTAAAAGGTTGTCCAGATACAGATGGAGACGGAGTGCCGGATATTGATGATCGTTGTCCTGCAGTAAAAGGTACAATTGCAAATAAAGGTTGTCCCGAAATGTCTAAAGTGGATATAAGAAGAATAACACAAATAGCCAGTAAAATATTCTTCCAAACAAATAGCGATAAACTAAGAGTGTCATCTTTAGTGCAATTAGATGCCCTGGTGGATATACTTAAAAGATATGAATCTGCTAATCTTGTTATAAAAGGATATACAGATAATGTAGGCGATGATGATTATAACTTGAAATTATCTCAAAAAAGAACCGAGTCAGTTAAGAAATATTTGATTCAAAAAGGGATTGCTGAATCAAGATTAACTGCAACAGGTTTTGGAGAAACGAATCCTATTGCAGATAATAAAACCTCTCTCGGACGTGCAAAGAATAGGAGAGTAGAGTTAGAGACAACTTATTAA
- a CDS encoding DUF72 domain-containing protein, whose amino-acid sequence MKSNEIGILRIGTSNIVLPGNKSTFPKEFHDKSRLEYYSSLFNSVELNSTFYKVPLSSTFEKWSKEVPADFKFSVKLWKEITHAKELKFKKTDIDLFLKRIELLGDKKGCLLFQFPGKITLKYFDQVENLLKTIIDSKHSNHWNIAVEFRDVSWYVEEGFELLDEFKASMVLHDFSKIKSNRVNKQASFVFIRFHGLLGDYKGSYDDVYLEAKSKQIKEYMQGGKDVYVYFNNTIGDAFNNARTLQELSHKYFAM is encoded by the coding sequence ATGAAAAGCAATGAAATTGGCATTTTAAGAATAGGAACGAGTAATATAGTTCTGCCGGGGAATAAATCAACATTCCCTAAAGAATTTCATGATAAAAGCAGGCTTGAATATTATAGTAGCTTATTTAACTCTGTGGAATTGAACAGTACTTTTTATAAGGTTCCTTTGTCATCTACTTTTGAAAAATGGTCTAAAGAAGTTCCGGCTGATTTTAAATTTTCAGTAAAGCTTTGGAAAGAGATTACGCATGCAAAAGAATTAAAGTTTAAGAAGACTGATATTGACTTATTCCTTAAAAGAATAGAGTTGTTAGGGGATAAGAAGGGCTGTCTACTGTTTCAATTTCCCGGCAAGATCACTCTTAAATATTTTGATCAGGTTGAAAACCTTCTTAAAACAATAATCGACTCAAAACATTCAAATCACTGGAATATCGCAGTTGAATTCAGAGATGTGTCCTGGTATGTTGAAGAAGGGTTTGAATTACTAGATGAATTTAAAGCGTCTATGGTGTTACATGATTTTTCCAAAATAAAAAGTAACCGGGTAAATAAACAGGCATCTTTTGTATTCATAAGGTTTCATGGTTTGTTGGGTGATTACAAAGGAAGTTATGATGATGTGTATTTAGAAGCAAAGAGCAAACAAATAAAAGAATATATGCAAGGGGGTAAAGATGTTTATGTATACTTTAATAATACTATAGGAGATGCTTTTAATAATGCCAGGACATTACAAGAGTTAAGTCATAAATATTTTGCGATGTGA